In uncultured Fibrobacter sp., a single window of DNA contains:
- the dnaG gene encoding DNA primase: protein MAFYSNEIIQQLKAHADIATVIENFVPLKRSGNGRFLGVCPFHDDRSPSMNVNPTLGIYKCFACGAGGDVFKFVQEHEKMDFKGAIEWVANFTGFALPQLGAPESNERIEERAKIRRLNELACEWFEQELTRSPKALEYLSSRHITDETRKRFHIGYAPDGREGFIGYAVKNGFSPLDCVKAGLAVQKENGGISDKFRDRLMIAIQNMSGIIVAFGGRDLSGKSHAKYMNSPETELYLKRDILFGLYHSKQSIAKEREVVIVEGYFDMISLFQGGVTNVVAASGTALTDLHAGILARYAEKAYLVFDGDKAGREATFKSLQIVLPKGIAPRVFALSRPDGTKIDPDNFVNEFGADAFKEALKGSEDWLSYLMRIRDMESPEERARLVNFAKALVKSIPDHELRNQYVKLISERFNTDRSLAQVKALKPQKSFEERRPAQGTPSANGENVEVIPQLEQAATLDWASIPPMEIRFANLVLRNPTLMERALEYFDMDWAASGIQMFESPVVEEFVNSAIALYAETGAVSPQLLYDNVSPTLRIFLEGLSDEKWKTPQEIIEFYQTLTVFSTKLCDRQKHQIPLTSNEAVEVRMQMSKFTQGMQKLNSLFNAEKISIDAFADQVVRSKAQLIHFQSVIQGAPMTAAPTVITPASVQAAPAPVQAAPAPQNPQPSAPAFAENVPQPPAEFAPENYSEEQMPNDEPPEGFEPPPPEDDEEYSYGGDDNMSNDFDDFG from the coding sequence GTGGCGTTCTACTCTAACGAAATCATTCAGCAGCTCAAGGCCCACGCGGATATCGCGACGGTCATCGAGAACTTTGTCCCGCTGAAACGTTCGGGGAATGGCCGCTTCCTGGGGGTATGCCCTTTCCACGACGACCGCAGCCCCTCGATGAACGTGAACCCGACGCTCGGCATTTACAAGTGCTTTGCCTGCGGTGCGGGTGGAGACGTTTTCAAGTTCGTCCAAGAACACGAAAAGATGGATTTCAAGGGGGCAATCGAGTGGGTTGCAAACTTCACCGGTTTTGCCCTCCCCCAGCTCGGCGCTCCGGAAAGCAACGAAAGAATCGAAGAACGCGCCAAAATCCGTAGGCTGAACGAACTCGCCTGCGAATGGTTCGAGCAGGAACTCACCCGCTCCCCCAAGGCGCTCGAATACCTTTCGAGTCGCCATATTACCGACGAAACTCGCAAACGGTTCCACATCGGCTACGCCCCCGATGGCCGCGAAGGCTTTATCGGCTATGCGGTCAAAAACGGTTTTTCGCCGCTGGACTGCGTGAAGGCGGGGCTTGCCGTCCAAAAAGAAAACGGCGGCATCTCGGATAAGTTCAGGGACCGTCTGATGATCGCCATTCAGAACATGTCGGGCATCATCGTCGCGTTTGGCGGCCGAGACCTCTCCGGAAAAAGCCACGCCAAATACATGAACAGCCCCGAAACAGAACTCTACCTCAAAAGAGACATTCTTTTCGGGCTGTACCATAGCAAACAAAGTATCGCCAAAGAACGCGAAGTAGTTATTGTCGAAGGTTACTTTGACATGATTAGCCTTTTTCAGGGCGGAGTCACCAACGTGGTTGCCGCCTCGGGAACGGCCCTCACCGATTTACACGCGGGCATTCTCGCCCGCTACGCCGAAAAGGCATATCTTGTATTTGACGGAGACAAGGCGGGCAGAGAAGCCACCTTCAAGAGTTTGCAAATCGTGCTCCCCAAGGGAATTGCCCCCCGAGTATTCGCCCTTTCGCGTCCGGACGGCACCAAGATTGACCCAGACAACTTTGTAAACGAGTTTGGCGCCGACGCCTTCAAGGAGGCACTCAAAGGTTCTGAGGACTGGCTTTCGTACCTGATGCGGATTCGAGACATGGAAAGTCCCGAAGAACGCGCGAGACTCGTGAACTTTGCAAAGGCACTCGTCAAGAGCATTCCCGACCACGAGCTACGCAACCAGTACGTGAAACTGATCTCGGAACGGTTCAACACAGACCGCTCCTTGGCACAAGTGAAGGCCTTGAAACCGCAAAAAAGTTTTGAGGAGCGTCGCCCCGCCCAAGGCACACCAAGCGCAAACGGAGAAAACGTCGAAGTCATTCCGCAACTGGAACAGGCGGCAACACTCGACTGGGCAAGCATTCCGCCGATGGAAATCCGCTTTGCAAACCTGGTGCTCCGCAACCCGACCCTTATGGAACGTGCGCTGGAATATTTCGACATGGACTGGGCCGCAAGCGGAATCCAGATGTTCGAATCTCCGGTAGTCGAAGAATTCGTGAACTCCGCCATCGCGCTTTACGCCGAAACGGGAGCAGTTTCGCCACAGTTACTATACGACAACGTTTCGCCCACGCTTCGCATTTTCCTGGAAGGCCTCTCCGATGAAAAATGGAAAACGCCCCAGGAGATTATCGAGTTTTACCAGACGCTCACGGTATTTTCGACCAAACTCTGCGACAGGCAAAAGCACCAGATTCCGCTAACGAGTAACGAGGCGGTAGAAGTACGTATGCAGATGTCCAAGTTCACGCAGGGCATGCAAAAGTTGAACTCCTTGTTCAACGCCGAAAAGATTTCGATTGACGCCTTTGCCGATCAAGTGGTACGCAGCAAGGCTCAACTGATCCATTTCCAATCCGTGATTCAGGGCGCCCCGATGACTGCAGCGCCAACCGTGATTACACCGGCATCCGTTCAGGCAGCGCCTGCACCGGTTCAAGCGGCGCCTGCACCGCAGAATCCGCAGCCGAGTGCCCCTGCATTTGCAGAAAATGTGCCGCAGCCCCCTGCAGAATTTGCGCCTGAAAATTATTCCGAAGAACAAATGCCTAATGACGAACCGCCCGAGGGTTTTGAGCCCCCGCCGCCCGAAGACGACGAAGAATACTCTTACGGCGGTGACGACAACATGAGCAACGACTTTGACGACTTCGGGTAA
- the sufC gene encoding Fe-S cluster assembly ATPase SufC, with protein sequence MLSIKNLKASIEDGTQILKGINLEVKPGEVHAIMGPNGSGKSTLSKVIAGHPAYTVNDGSVTLDGKDLLSMEICDRANSGLFISTQYPTEIPGVNNVEFLQMALNSKRAYLGLEPLSDADFKKLCEEKMAMLEMDDRYRDRGVNDGFSGGEKKRNEILQMAILDPKVSFLDETDSGLDIDALRIVAHGINQIMSPEKAVILVTHYQRLLDYIKPTYVHVLRHGKIILSGGPELALKLEEQGYDWIEEN encoded by the coding sequence ATGCTGTCCATCAAGAACCTGAAAGCAAGTATCGAAGACGGAACCCAGATTTTGAAGGGTATCAACCTGGAAGTCAAACCGGGCGAAGTTCACGCAATCATGGGCCCGAACGGGTCTGGCAAGAGTACGCTTTCAAAGGTCATCGCAGGCCACCCCGCCTATACCGTGAACGATGGTTCCGTGACTCTCGACGGCAAGGACCTGCTCTCGATGGAAATCTGCGACCGTGCGAATTCGGGACTTTTCATCAGCACGCAATACCCCACCGAAATTCCGGGCGTGAACAACGTGGAATTCTTGCAGATGGCGCTCAATTCCAAGCGCGCCTACCTGGGGCTTGAACCGCTCTCCGATGCCGACTTCAAGAAGCTCTGCGAAGAAAAGATGGCCATGCTCGAAATGGACGACCGTTACCGCGACCGCGGCGTGAACGACGGCTTTAGCGGCGGCGAAAAGAAGCGTAACGAAATTTTGCAGATGGCTATTTTGGATCCGAAGGTATCGTTCCTCGACGAAACAGACTCGGGTTTGGACATTGATGCGCTGCGCATTGTGGCTCACGGCATCAACCAGATTATGTCGCCCGAAAAGGCGGTGATTCTGGTGACGCACTACCAGAGACTTCTGGATTACATCAAGCCGACTTACGTGCATGTGCTCCGCCACGGCAAGATTATTCTCTCGGGCGGCCCTGAACTTGCGCTCAAGCTCGAAGAACAAGGCTACGACTGGATCGAGGAAAACTAA
- a CDS encoding SpoIIE family protein phosphatase, with product MKNIYKYILVAVICGLIFFVLGLPCRDLFRISDTTEVRIVAALPLLFGISFGFWGVLGCAIANLVADIISGYDAIIFVPGFFIQIIYGYVPAVIWNRLRKNDENKFKLDKIYKNVQYMLIVILDSLATAFMVVSVIKLKFDEQYFSMLSANIFFNQFITMVVIGFPYLICASLISQRRMRKEQNLPTRDQGSPAKFVFSFSLNEKFILFFLATSIIISVALGAASYPSIALKYGENNLYLWSYVYFFIGALLNIGIWVSLGFLYYMERTVTRPIESMSEIAKSFGQNTDIDIRIHNILNKCHRYVYFTSEIGKLARSYQDMATELEDYVKELTVATAKQQKIHTELAIATTIQRASLSRPLEIEGFDNYAAMRPALEVGGDFYDNFFIDDDHVALLIADVSGKGVPAALFMMVSKIVLKHNLQHGLSPAEALNQANDELAERNVHDMFVTCICGVLNIRTGHLVYANAGHEKPFIKHKDGKFEMAKVKSGFVLAGMPGYKYQDFEVQLQPGDTIFNYTDGVPEAINEKNEEFGLERLQNVLNEAKDDSVRLLCRKVRMAVRNHAGNAPQFDDITMLAFKMKDVQQA from the coding sequence ATGAAGAATATTTATAAGTACATACTTGTTGCCGTTATTTGTGGCTTGATTTTCTTTGTCCTCGGGTTACCTTGTCGGGATCTTTTCCGGATTTCGGATACGACGGAGGTGCGAATCGTTGCCGCCCTTCCGCTCCTGTTCGGCATCTCGTTTGGATTCTGGGGCGTCTTGGGGTGTGCCATCGCAAATCTTGTCGCCGACATTATTTCGGGGTATGACGCCATTATCTTTGTTCCGGGATTTTTCATCCAGATTATTTATGGCTACGTGCCCGCCGTCATTTGGAACCGGCTTCGTAAAAATGATGAGAATAAGTTCAAGCTGGATAAAATCTACAAGAATGTGCAATACATGCTGATTGTCATCTTGGATTCCCTGGCAACGGCGTTCATGGTCGTGAGTGTCATCAAGCTCAAGTTCGACGAGCAGTATTTCTCGATGCTTTCGGCAAACATTTTCTTCAACCAGTTCATCACCATGGTGGTGATTGGTTTCCCGTACCTTATCTGTGCGTCCCTGATTAGCCAACGACGTATGCGCAAGGAGCAAAACTTGCCTACAAGGGATCAAGGCTCACCTGCAAAATTCGTCTTTTCTTTCTCGCTCAACGAAAAATTCATTCTGTTCTTTTTGGCGACGAGTATCATTATCTCTGTCGCTCTAGGAGCTGCGAGCTACCCGAGTATCGCCCTCAAGTACGGCGAGAACAATCTTTACCTCTGGAGTTACGTTTACTTTTTCATTGGCGCACTGCTCAATATCGGCATCTGGGTTTCGCTCGGGTTCCTCTACTATATGGAACGGACAGTGACGCGGCCTATCGAGAGCATGAGCGAAATCGCGAAGTCCTTCGGCCAGAATACGGATATCGATATACGCATTCATAACATTTTAAATAAGTGTCACAGGTATGTCTACTTTACGTCTGAAATTGGAAAGTTGGCGCGCTCGTATCAGGATATGGCGACGGAACTCGAAGATTACGTGAAGGAACTGACAGTGGCCACCGCAAAGCAACAGAAAATTCATACGGAGCTTGCCATTGCGACGACCATCCAGCGGGCATCCCTTTCTAGGCCGCTAGAAATCGAGGGCTTTGACAATTATGCCGCAATGCGTCCGGCGCTTGAAGTTGGTGGCGACTTTTACGATAATTTCTTTATTGACGACGATCATGTTGCGCTTCTGATTGCAGACGTTTCGGGGAAGGGGGTTCCTGCGGCCCTTTTCATGATGGTTTCGAAAATTGTACTGAAGCACAACCTGCAGCATGGGCTTTCGCCTGCCGAGGCCTTGAACCAGGCGAATGATGAACTGGCAGAACGTAATGTGCACGACATGTTTGTCACGTGTATTTGCGGGGTGCTGAACATTAGGACGGGCCACCTGGTCTATGCGAATGCCGGACACGAAAAGCCGTTCATCAAGCATAAGGACGGCAAGTTCGAAATGGCAAAGGTCAAGAGCGGATTTGTCCTTGCGGGAATGCCCGGTTATAAGTACCAGGACTTTGAAGTCCAGCTGCAGCCCGGCGATACGATTTTCAACTATACCGACGGTGTTCCCGAAGCGATCAACGAAAAGAACGAGGAATTCGGCCTGGAACGCTTGCAGAATGTGCTAAACGAGGCGAAGGACGATTCCGTTCGACTGTTGTGCAGAAAGGTGCGCATGGCGGTAAGGAACCACGCCGGGAACGCGCCTCAGTTCGACGACATTACGATGCTTGCCTTCAAGATGAAGGATGTGCAACAGGCTTAG
- a CDS encoding rhodanese-like domain-containing protein, whose translation MKKLMLFAVSALFMVAGCEESKKEAAAEQKPAVQQPAQQVAAQAAPVEVKKAEIVTVDWAKALEMNKAGAVLIDVRTPGEVAEGMAPGAINIPLQEIQHRLNEFPKDKDLLIYCRSGKRSMVASNFLVDNGYERVFNVGGGFLAFPKN comes from the coding sequence ATGAAAAAGTTAATGTTGTTTGCCGTTTCTGCACTGTTCATGGTTGCAGGTTGTGAAGAATCCAAGAAGGAAGCTGCTGCCGAGCAGAAGCCCGCTGTACAGCAACCCGCTCAGCAGGTTGCGGCGCAGGCAGCTCCGGTCGAAGTGAAGAAGGCAGAAATTGTTACGGTGGATTGGGCAAAGGCGCTTGAAATGAACAAGGCCGGTGCCGTTTTGATCGATGTGCGTACTCCGGGTGAAGTGGCCGAGGGCATGGCTCCGGGCGCTATCAACATTCCGCTCCAGGAAATTCAGCATCGCTTGAATGAATTCCCGAAGGACAAGGACTTGCTGATTTACTGCCGTAGCGGAAAGCGCAGCATGGTTGCCTCCAATTTCTTGGTGGACAACGGTTACGAACGCGTGTTTAACGTCGGTGGCGGTTTCCTCGCGTTCCCGAAGAACTAA
- the guaB gene encoding IMP dehydrogenase — protein sequence MKLLPEALTFDDVLLVPAESSVLPAQTDVSTQLASNIKLNIPIISAAMDTVTTAPLAISLALQGGLGIIHKNMSIEDQAEEVRKVKRWQSGIVTNPVTLDADEPVSAAFELRARNKVSGFPILSKGKLVGMLTSRDLRTVSDMNVKIRSVMTKNPVTASPKVSLSKAKEILAEKRIEKLPLVDASGALKGLITMTDILKRENNPNASLDKNGQLLVGAAVSTSANTLERVAALVDAGVDLLIIDTAHGHHIGVRNMVKTVRKKYPKLTICAGNVCTPEAVEELAKCGANIVKVGIGPGSICTTRIVAGVGYPQFSAVVECGKMARKVGVKIIADGGLKFSGDIVKALAAGGHAVMVGSLFAGTEEAPGEVILADGRSYKSYRGMGSLGAMKAGSADRYFQGGVQEPRKFVPEGIEGRVPYKGPLRDTVYQLIGGIHSAMGYAGAANLEELYKKATFVRITGAGLRESHPHDVTITKEAPNYRTGD from the coding sequence ATGAAACTTTTGCCAGAAGCTTTGACGTTTGACGACGTCCTCCTTGTTCCCGCTGAATCTTCTGTTCTTCCGGCTCAGACCGATGTGAGCACGCAGCTCGCCAGCAATATCAAGCTGAACATTCCTATTATCAGTGCCGCTATGGATACCGTGACGACGGCTCCGCTCGCCATTTCCTTGGCTTTGCAGGGTGGTCTCGGCATTATCCACAAGAACATGAGCATCGAAGACCAGGCCGAAGAAGTCCGCAAGGTTAAGCGTTGGCAGTCCGGTATTGTGACCAATCCGGTGACGCTCGATGCAGACGAACCGGTGTCCGCTGCTTTTGAACTCCGCGCCCGCAACAAGGTGAGCGGTTTCCCGATTCTTTCTAAGGGTAAGCTCGTGGGCATGCTCACGAGCCGCGACCTCCGCACCGTGAGCGACATGAACGTGAAGATCCGTTCCGTGATGACGAAGAATCCGGTGACGGCAAGCCCGAAGGTGAGCCTTTCCAAGGCGAAGGAAATCCTCGCCGAAAAGCGTATCGAAAAGCTCCCGCTCGTGGACGCTTCTGGTGCCTTGAAGGGCCTCATCACGATGACGGACATCTTGAAGCGCGAAAATAACCCGAACGCTAGCCTCGACAAGAATGGCCAGTTGCTCGTGGGCGCCGCTGTCAGCACTTCTGCAAATACTCTTGAACGCGTGGCTGCCCTCGTGGATGCCGGCGTTGACCTGTTGATTATCGATACGGCTCACGGCCACCATATTGGTGTGCGTAACATGGTGAAGACCGTTCGCAAGAAATATCCGAAGCTCACGATTTGCGCCGGTAACGTTTGTACGCCGGAAGCCGTGGAAGAACTCGCCAAGTGCGGCGCCAACATCGTCAAGGTGGGTATCGGTCCGGGTTCCATCTGTACGACCCGTATCGTGGCTGGTGTCGGTTACCCGCAGTTCTCCGCTGTCGTGGAATGTGGCAAGATGGCCCGCAAGGTCGGCGTGAAGATTATCGCTGACGGTGGCCTCAAGTTCTCTGGTGACATTGTGAAGGCTCTCGCTGCTGGCGGTCACGCCGTGATGGTGGGTTCTCTCTTTGCCGGTACCGAAGAAGCTCCGGGCGAAGTGATTCTCGCCGATGGCCGTAGCTACAAGAGCTACCGTGGCATGGGCTCCCTCGGCGCCATGAAGGCCGGTTCTGCCGACCGTTACTTCCAGGGTGGCGTTCAGGAACCGCGCAAGTTCGTTCCGGAAGGCATCGAAGGCCGTGTTCCGTACAAGGGACCGCTCCGTGACACCGTTTACCAGTTGATTGGCGGTATCCACTCTGCTATGGGTTATGCCGGTGCTGCAAACCTCGAAGAACTCTACAAGAAGGCAACCTTTGTCCGTATTACGGGCGCAGGCCTCCGTGAATCTCATCCGCACGATGTGACCATCACGAAGGAAGCTCCGAACTACAGGACCGGCGACTAA
- a CDS encoding dihydrofolate reductase family protein: MNYLQLAFENSLFSVGISRPNPAVGAVVVRDGIVVGRGRTQRPGNAHAEVMALRDAGELARGAAIYVTLEPCCHYGRTPPCTKAIIEAGIKEVYFAHADPNPLVRGKSRSILEEAGVKVFEGQDACERAVVESGWDDSCSHDGCKVLSGNPTAMGEPETRAEALAEARMLFHEIERFFEAYDYFVRNKATFVEIKSAISQEGYMGALVGGGCGSKVAACNAPLKITAQGANCWNHELRAMSDTILVGAGTVLADNPSLDVRNAQGNNPVKIIWAGHHEFTAAEVAGLRVFQAPVEAGKAPIVFTCVPQPAIEKKNVGDAPAAPLGETLNVAGHQIEIVTFNAATFVGCWSQMLENLSARGMHRLMVEPGARLAEEIFKCGLWNRLDLWQSTDSAVERALESSGAEGLAYPELPTGLVARESFMIGPDVLTVYEK; this comes from the coding sequence ATGAACTATCTACAGCTCGCGTTTGAGAATTCTCTATTCTCGGTCGGCATCAGTCGGCCGAATCCTGCGGTGGGTGCCGTTGTCGTACGTGACGGTATCGTCGTCGGGAGGGGGCGGACGCAGCGCCCGGGGAATGCTCACGCCGAGGTGATGGCGCTGCGTGACGCGGGCGAACTCGCCCGCGGGGCGGCCATCTATGTGACTCTTGAACCTTGCTGTCATTATGGCCGCACGCCCCCGTGCACCAAGGCGATTATCGAGGCGGGCATCAAGGAAGTCTACTTTGCTCATGCCGATCCGAATCCGCTGGTGCGCGGTAAAAGCCGTAGCATTCTCGAAGAAGCTGGCGTCAAGGTATTCGAAGGCCAGGATGCTTGCGAACGTGCCGTTGTTGAAAGCGGCTGGGACGATTCCTGTTCGCATGACGGTTGCAAGGTGCTTTCGGGAAATCCGACTGCCATGGGGGAGCCGGAGACTCGCGCCGAGGCGCTTGCCGAAGCCCGCATGCTCTTTCACGAAATTGAGCGGTTCTTTGAAGCGTACGACTATTTTGTGCGCAACAAGGCGACTTTTGTCGAAATTAAATCGGCCATTTCTCAAGAAGGCTACATGGGTGCGCTTGTCGGTGGCGGCTGCGGCTCAAAGGTCGCGGCGTGTAATGCCCCCTTGAAAATCACCGCGCAAGGTGCCAACTGCTGGAATCATGAACTTCGTGCCATGAGCGATACGATTCTCGTAGGCGCTGGTACGGTACTCGCCGACAATCCTTCGCTTGATGTACGAAATGCCCAAGGGAACAATCCCGTGAAAATCATCTGGGCGGGGCACCATGAATTTACCGCTGCCGAAGTTGCGGGGCTTCGCGTGTTCCAGGCGCCTGTAGAAGCGGGGAAGGCTCCCATCGTCTTTACGTGCGTACCGCAACCTGCCATCGAAAAAAAGAATGTGGGGGATGCGCCGGCTGCACCGTTGGGCGAGACCTTAAATGTCGCCGGGCATCAAATTGAAATCGTGACGTTTAATGCCGCGACTTTTGTCGGGTGCTGGAGTCAGATGCTCGAGAATCTTTCCGCCCGTGGCATGCACCGCCTGATGGTCGAACCAGGGGCGCGCCTTGCGGAAGAAATCTTTAAATGTGGCTTGTGGAATCGCCTTGATTTATGGCAATCAACGGATTCTGCTGTCGAACGTGCGCTTGAATCTAGCGGTGCCGAAGGCCTTGCGTATCCGGAACTTCCGACGGGGCTTGTCGCCCGAGAATCGTTTATGATCGGTCCGGATGTATTGACCGTGTACGAGAAATAA
- a CDS encoding fibrobacter succinogenes major paralogous domain-containing protein translates to MISIRKIVSVAFGALLVCALVACDSDLKDPRDGRVYKTVKIGSQVWMAENLDYETEESYCFRDNPIFCTAQGRLYTLDAARKACPAGWRLPTYDDFNDLISAAGGPDSAGTKLKSKTGWQKRRGKDCNGTDDFGFNAVPAGYRASNGKYYDDGGYARFRGTTISLQEKFAFTMALHPQLKAEQFAMNKEFAFSVRCIKDR, encoded by the coding sequence ATGATTTCGATTCGAAAGATTGTTTCCGTAGCTTTTGGCGCGCTTTTGGTGTGCGCGTTGGTCGCATGTGACTCTGACTTGAAAGATCCGCGCGATGGCCGGGTCTACAAAACGGTCAAAATCGGAAGTCAGGTGTGGATGGCCGAAAACCTGGATTACGAAACGGAAGAAAGCTATTGTTTCAGGGACAATCCCATTTTTTGTACGGCGCAGGGGCGTCTTTACACTCTGGATGCGGCTAGAAAGGCCTGTCCTGCAGGTTGGCGCTTGCCGACATACGACGATTTTAATGATTTGATCTCTGCTGCGGGTGGCCCGGATTCCGCCGGTACAAAGTTGAAGTCCAAGACCGGATGGCAGAAAAGGCGTGGCAAGGATTGCAATGGTACCGACGACTTTGGCTTTAATGCGGTTCCTGCGGGGTATAGGGCGAGCAATGGAAAGTATTATGACGACGGTGGTTATGCCCGCTTTAGGGGAACCACGATATCGCTCCAGGAAAAGTTCGCCTTTACTATGGCGCTTCACCCCCAGCTGAAGGCGGAGCAGTTTGCGATGAACAAGGAATTCGCTTTTTCGGTCCGTTGCATCAAGGATCGGTAG
- a CDS encoding SufD family Fe-S cluster assembly protein: MDAITRIKQLGMPRRNNELWTFFPVNKIPNVLSADGDCRVADAPRNDEQEALDFSKEEDFAALLPIAKAAPLMKKVFAAGETEMGIIKSRNDFAHSQFIIEKGAKVSLEILDNKVMHEICAERFDILVDEGAELEIFFANPANDLPLTFRHFDIKQAANSTVRFANVLQDSGIGRISARVELNGEGANFDYRSLNILKGNASKHQRLTILHNAPSTVSTQFVRNILDENAYTSYDGQVIVGNNCSQVNSSQLVNTILLSDGPSVSVKPVLKIYHDDVECTHGNTVGELDKDQMFYLTSRGIPADKAREMLTRSFAKELFLTLPEGPAKKRLMQSL, encoded by the coding sequence ATGGACGCCATTACCCGCATTAAGCAATTGGGAATGCCGCGTCGCAATAACGAATTGTGGACGTTTTTCCCGGTCAACAAGATTCCAAATGTACTGAGCGCGGATGGAGATTGCCGCGTCGCTGACGCACCTCGCAATGACGAACAGGAAGCATTAGACTTTTCGAAAGAAGAAGATTTCGCAGCACTTTTGCCGATTGCAAAGGCAGCCCCTCTCATGAAAAAGGTTTTTGCCGCAGGCGAAACCGAAATGGGGATTATCAAGAGCCGCAACGACTTTGCTCATAGCCAGTTTATCATCGAAAAGGGCGCCAAAGTTTCGCTCGAAATCCTCGACAACAAGGTGATGCACGAAATTTGCGCGGAGCGTTTCGACATCCTTGTAGACGAAGGGGCCGAACTCGAAATCTTCTTTGCAAACCCCGCGAACGACTTGCCGCTCACCTTTAGGCATTTCGACATCAAGCAGGCCGCAAATTCTACGGTGCGTTTCGCTAACGTTTTGCAAGACAGCGGCATTGGCCGCATCAGCGCCCGCGTGGAACTGAACGGCGAAGGCGCGAACTTCGATTACCGCAGCCTGAACATTCTGAAGGGCAACGCCTCCAAGCACCAGCGCCTAACGATTCTGCACAACGCCCCGAGCACGGTAAGCACACAGTTCGTACGCAACATTCTCGACGAAAACGCTTACACCAGCTACGACGGCCAGGTGATCGTAGGGAACAACTGCAGCCAGGTGAATTCAAGTCAGTTGGTGAATACGATTCTCTTGAGCGACGGCCCGAGTGTTTCGGTGAAGCCGGTACTCAAGATTTACCACGACGACGTGGAATGTACGCACGGCAATACCGTGGGTGAACTCGACAAGGATCAGATGTTCTACCTGACAAGCCGCGGCATTCCCGCCGACAAGGCCCGCGAAATGCTCACCCGTTCGTTTGCAAAGGAACTTTTCTTGACGCTCCCCGAAGGACCGGCAAAGAAAAGACTCATGCAATCGCTTTAA
- a CDS encoding tyrosine recombinase, whose protein sequence is MSLNFNRMDAYLAFLGVERNLSPATIQSYQEDLRHFVGWLDDCGIDLKELTPEKLDEFLTLTASQAEYSPTSVARHFSSLRGFLKYMQSQGEYDYSTESMLERPKLGHYLPQYLTREEIDSVFESAANGKNPLRDTALFELMYSAGLRISETLGIKLSQLDFENEWLTPIGKGNKQRLIPLGSKAKDNLKAWIELGRPLTHPTTDNVILNARGKPMSRMGAWKIVQLHTMHLSKQVSPHTFRHSFATHCLEAGMDLRVLQELLGHADIGTTQIYTHIDKEFIKQEHRQFHPREISDRTGSGDRTG, encoded by the coding sequence ATGAGCCTGAATTTCAACCGAATGGATGCATACCTCGCCTTCTTGGGCGTAGAGCGGAACCTATCGCCAGCGACCATCCAAAGCTACCAAGAAGACCTACGGCATTTCGTAGGCTGGCTCGACGATTGCGGAATCGACCTCAAGGAACTCACCCCCGAAAAATTGGATGAATTCCTGACCCTCACCGCAAGCCAGGCGGAATACTCCCCCACGTCGGTGGCAAGGCACTTTTCGAGCTTACGCGGATTCTTAAAGTATATGCAGAGTCAGGGCGAATACGACTACAGCACCGAATCGATGCTTGAACGCCCCAAGCTAGGGCACTACCTGCCCCAGTACCTGACCCGAGAAGAAATCGACAGCGTTTTCGAAAGCGCCGCAAACGGAAAGAACCCACTGCGTGACACCGCCCTTTTCGAACTGATGTACAGCGCCGGGCTCCGCATTTCGGAAACACTCGGCATCAAGCTTTCGCAACTGGACTTCGAGAATGAATGGCTGACGCCGATCGGCAAGGGGAACAAGCAACGCCTGATTCCGCTCGGCAGCAAGGCGAAAGATAATCTTAAGGCATGGATTGAACTTGGGCGCCCCCTCACCCATCCAACTACAGACAACGTTATTCTCAACGCACGCGGAAAACCCATGAGCCGCATGGGAGCCTGGAAAATTGTACAACTGCACACGATGCATTTAAGCAAGCAGGTTTCACCACACACCTTCCGCCACAGTTTCGCCACGCATTGCCTAGAAGCGGGGATGGACTTGCGCGTTCTACAGGAACTGCTTGGGCATGCCGATATCGGCACCACGCAAATCTACACGCATATCGACAAGGAATTCATCAAGCAGGAACACCGACAATTCCATCCGAGAGAAATAAGCGACCGCACGGGTTCGGGAGACCGCACGGGCTAA